A single window of Lentilitoribacter sp. Alg239-R112 DNA harbors:
- a CDS encoding diacylglycerol kinase — protein MKHTGLKRIFSAIGYSIDGLLVLMKEPALRQELILSLLVLISFTLVGASAIHFVTMSILLLMVIAVEALNTAIENIVDRISPEISDFAKRTKDLGSSAVFLLICGIVIYWIYVLGSTLSVF, from the coding sequence GTGAAACATACGGGACTAAAGCGCATATTTTCAGCAATAGGCTACTCGATTGATGGCCTTCTGGTGCTTATGAAAGAGCCTGCCCTTAGGCAAGAACTCATCCTATCTCTTCTGGTGCTGATTTCTTTTACTCTTGTTGGCGCAAGCGCCATTCACTTTGTCACCATGTCCATATTACTGCTTATGGTTATCGCAGTCGAAGCCCTTAACACGGCAATAGAAAATATTGTCGATAGGATTTCACCCGAAATTTCCGATTTTGCAAAACGGACAAAAGATCTAGGTTCCAGCGCAGTTTTTCTACTGATCTGCGGTATCGTAATCTATTGGATATATGTCTTGGGGAGCACACTGAGTGTATTCTAG
- a CDS encoding peptidoglycan DD-metalloendopeptidase family protein encodes MHNKGKSVFGQKKSKHVLILANDDKVRHMVIKPWILGIAVSFVAVMVIGHLLATTYLVVRDDLVGSSMARQARMQHSYEDRISQLRSELDRVTSKQLLNQQLVQDKVAELMQRQTTLSDRHGQLSPILDRAGIIDVEPQQIPIPMINPLKRAKSASLNRNVLQDHVSSNKKPKISSFDTASISAVSAFAPVQQITNSISPTQTFVKTSSDNLFGNVALSLQNIEHEQIARIQALAENTATRTAQITQILKGSKLPAPKIDADDESAIGGPFVPQSEGDTFNYSLRGLDLALRQYDQVLTHIENLPLKHPVIGSKISSKFGNRRDPFLRRYAFHAGIDFKARTGTSVKPTANGRVIKAGWQGGYGKMVVVDHGNGTTTRYAHLSRILVNHGQMVSIHTTIGKVGSTGRSTGPHLHYEIRENGKAINPLKYLNAGSKLRPILKSS; translated from the coding sequence TTGCATAACAAGGGCAAATCAGTTTTCGGTCAAAAAAAGTCCAAACATGTGTTGATCCTCGCAAATGATGATAAAGTTCGTCATATGGTGATCAAGCCATGGATTTTGGGTATTGCAGTTAGCTTTGTCGCGGTTATGGTGATTGGCCATTTGCTTGCAACAACTTATCTGGTTGTTCGCGATGACCTGGTGGGCAGCTCTATGGCCCGTCAAGCGCGTATGCAACATTCATATGAAGACCGTATTTCGCAACTCCGCTCCGAGCTTGATCGCGTAACCAGCAAACAGCTCCTGAATCAACAGCTGGTTCAAGATAAAGTTGCAGAATTGATGCAACGTCAGACGACCCTATCCGATCGACATGGGCAACTATCGCCTATCTTGGATCGCGCAGGAATTATTGACGTAGAACCACAACAAATCCCCATTCCGATGATTAACCCATTAAAACGGGCTAAGAGCGCATCTCTTAATCGCAATGTTCTGCAGGACCATGTCTCAAGCAATAAAAAACCAAAGATATCTTCATTTGATACAGCATCTATTTCAGCTGTAAGCGCTTTTGCTCCGGTCCAACAAATTACCAACTCAATATCACCTACTCAAACATTCGTAAAAACCAGTTCGGATAATCTATTTGGCAATGTTGCATTATCATTACAAAATATCGAACACGAACAAATAGCTCGCATTCAAGCCTTAGCGGAAAACACCGCTACTAGAACCGCACAAATCACGCAGATACTTAAAGGATCCAAACTGCCTGCACCAAAAATTGATGCGGACGATGAAAGTGCCATCGGCGGACCGTTTGTGCCTCAGAGTGAAGGTGACACATTTAATTATTCTCTACGTGGTCTGGATTTAGCACTCCGCCAATATGATCAGGTCCTCACCCATATTGAAAACCTACCACTGAAACATCCGGTTATTGGTTCAAAAATATCAAGCAAATTCGGCAATCGTCGCGATCCATTTCTTCGGCGCTACGCCTTTCATGCTGGCATTGATTTCAAAGCGCGCACCGGCACATCTGTTAAACCAACAGCAAATGGACGTGTGATAAAAGCCGGATGGCAAGGCGGCTACGGGAAGATGGTTGTAGTCGATCATGGAAATGGCACAACAACGCGCTATGCTCATCTGTCACGCATTCTAGTTAACCATGGCCAAATGGTCTCAATTCATACGACCATTGGAAAAGTTGGCAGCACAGGTCGATCAACTGGTCCTCACCTGCATTATGAGATTCGGGAAAATGGCAAAGCAATTAATCCATTGAAGTACCTTAATGCGGGCTCAAAGTTACGCCCTATCTTGAAATCATCGTAA
- a CDS encoding DEAD/DEAH box helicase: MTTFSDLGLSTKVLTAVEDAGYTTPTPIQAGAIPPALQRKDVLGIAQTGTGKTASFVLPMLTLLEKGRARARMPRTLILEPTRELAAQVAENFDKYGKNLRLNVALLIGGVSFAEQDRKLERGADVLIATPGRLLDHCERGKLLMTGVELLVIDEADRMLDMGFIPDIERIAKLIPFTRQTLFFSATMPPVIQTLADQFLQNPTRIEVAPPSSTAATVTQRLVKCKSKDYEKRETLRELIRTQEDVQNGIIFCNRKKSVADLHRSLERHGFSVGALHGDMDQRSRMTTLQGFKDNEIKFLVASDVAARGLDIPAVSHVFNYDAPTHAEDYVHRIGRTGRAGREGAAFTMIGKSDKKYIDAIEALINTKIEYFELAGDTKNSAPEDAKAKPAKRTRKPKKQDTNEAAAPVRSNNTLDTTSENVVSSVGNNRNDNVKKPRNNNRRKNDRDDGPTPVGFGDEIPAFMLISAKAS, translated from the coding sequence TTGACAACTTTTTCAGATCTCGGACTTAGCACTAAAGTACTAACAGCAGTTGAAGATGCTGGTTATACAACCCCAACACCAATTCAGGCGGGAGCAATTCCACCAGCATTGCAGCGTAAAGATGTTTTGGGGATAGCTCAAACTGGTACGGGTAAGACAGCCTCATTTGTTTTACCAATGCTAACGCTTCTTGAAAAAGGCCGAGCTAGAGCGCGTATGCCGCGCACCTTGATCTTGGAACCAACTCGTGAGTTAGCTGCTCAAGTCGCCGAAAATTTCGACAAGTATGGCAAAAATTTACGCCTCAATGTTGCGCTTCTTATTGGCGGCGTCTCATTTGCCGAGCAAGATCGTAAACTTGAGCGTGGCGCGGATGTGTTGATTGCGACACCTGGCCGATTGCTCGATCATTGTGAACGCGGCAAGCTTTTGATGACAGGTGTAGAATTGCTTGTGATCGATGAAGCTGACCGCATGCTGGATATGGGCTTTATTCCTGACATTGAGCGAATTGCAAAACTTATTCCGTTTACACGCCAAACATTGTTTTTCTCCGCAACTATGCCGCCAGTAATTCAAACATTAGCGGATCAGTTCTTGCAGAACCCAACACGTATCGAAGTCGCGCCACCATCTTCTACTGCAGCGACAGTAACCCAGCGTTTGGTGAAGTGTAAATCTAAAGACTATGAAAAGCGCGAGACTCTACGCGAATTAATCCGCACTCAAGAAGATGTGCAAAATGGTATAATCTTTTGTAACCGAAAGAAAAGCGTTGCTGACCTCCACAGATCGTTAGAGCGTCATGGGTTTTCGGTTGGCGCACTTCATGGTGACATGGATCAACGTTCGCGTATGACGACATTGCAAGGCTTTAAGGACAATGAAATCAAGTTCTTGGTTGCCTCCGACGTTGCTGCACGTGGGCTTGATATCCCCGCAGTAAGCCATGTATTCAACTATGATGCGCCTACGCATGCAGAAGATTATGTACACCGCATTGGCCGCACGGGTCGTGCTGGTCGCGAGGGAGCCGCTTTTACAATGATCGGTAAGTCTGACAAAAAATATATCGATGCTATCGAGGCACTTATCAACACTAAGATTGAGTACTTTGAACTAGCTGGCGACACAAAAAATAGCGCGCCGGAGGACGCTAAAGCCAAACCTGCGAAACGCACTCGCAAGCCAAAAAAGCAGGATACTAATGAAGCGGCAGCGCCAGTACGATCAAATAACACACTGGATACAACCTCAGAAAACGTGGTTAGCAGCGTTGGCAACAACCGCAACGACAACGTAAAAAAACCACGCAACAATAATCGCCGAAAAAATGACAGAGATGATGGGCCAACGCCTGTAGGTTTTGGTGATGAAATCCCAGCATTCATGTTGATCAGCGCAAAAGCGAGTTAA
- a CDS encoding peroxiredoxin: MSEIIENMTAPSFNLPGDGGKTVNLSDFKGKKVALFFYPKDDTSGCTKEAIEFTEHVADFEAANTVVIGMSPDPVKKHDKFIAKHELGVILASDEEKTTLDAYNVWKEKSMYGKKYMGVERSTFLIDQDGKVQKLWRKVKVPGHVEEVLKAAQEL, translated from the coding sequence ATGAGCGAAATCATAGAAAATATGACAGCCCCAAGTTTTAATTTACCAGGAGATGGTGGCAAAACTGTGAATCTTTCCGATTTCAAAGGCAAGAAAGTAGCACTATTCTTCTATCCAAAAGATGACACCAGTGGCTGCACTAAAGAAGCCATAGAGTTCACAGAACACGTAGCTGACTTTGAAGCAGCAAACACCGTTGTTATTGGCATGTCTCCTGATCCGGTGAAGAAGCATGACAAGTTTATCGCCAAGCATGAACTCGGCGTAATCCTTGCCTCTGATGAGGAGAAGACAACACTTGACGCATATAATGTTTGGAAAGAAAAAAGCATGTACGGCAAGAAATATATGGGCGTTGAACGTTCGACGTTTTTGATCGATCAGGATGGAAAAGTTCAAAAACTTTGGCGCAAAGTAAAAGTTCCAGGACATGTGGAAGAAGTTTTAAAAGCAGCACAAGAGCTTTAG
- a CDS encoding ferritin-like domain-containing protein yields MNNQATAPLFHSLRDGANRAISSPDLEEKMLLAQTAATKWFSGTLSLKSPLDKKNVLRPGRPEKPELVPPMQVGRRAISTVEGRIALMHAIAHIELNATDLALDIVARFASKPMPRSFYDNWMQVAFEEAKHFKLIRDRLREMGADYGDLSAHDGLWEAAHDTRNDLTARLAVVPLVLEARGLDVTPALQAKMRQTGDHESARILDIIYEDEKKHVAVGAKWFRFLCSREKKDPSATFKTLVQANFRGKFKAPFNELARAEAGMTPSFYRTLSPQSRS; encoded by the coding sequence ATGAATAATCAAGCTACAGCTCCATTATTTCATTCTCTCAGAGATGGTGCAAATCGTGCCATTTCTTCACCTGATCTTGAAGAGAAGATGTTACTTGCACAAACCGCCGCCACCAAATGGTTTAGTGGCACGCTTTCCTTGAAATCGCCGCTAGACAAGAAAAACGTCCTGCGACCCGGACGACCTGAAAAACCTGAGCTCGTCCCTCCCATGCAAGTTGGCCGTCGGGCTATCAGTACCGTAGAAGGTCGTATAGCTCTCATGCATGCTATTGCGCATATCGAACTTAATGCAACAGACCTTGCGCTCGACATTGTTGCTCGATTCGCATCTAAGCCCATGCCGAGATCTTTTTATGATAATTGGATGCAAGTAGCGTTCGAAGAGGCCAAACATTTTAAACTGATACGCGATAGATTACGCGAAATGGGCGCAGATTATGGTGATTTGTCTGCTCATGATGGCCTATGGGAAGCCGCCCACGATACACGCAATGATTTGACAGCGCGACTAGCTGTAGTTCCGCTGGTTCTTGAGGCACGTGGGTTGGATGTAACACCTGCACTACAGGCCAAAATGCGTCAAACCGGAGATCATGAGAGTGCTCGCATTCTGGATATTATCTATGAGGATGAAAAAAAGCATGTAGCGGTGGGCGCCAAATGGTTTAGGTTTTTATGTTCACGAGAGAAGAAAGACCCAAGTGCGACATTCAAAACTTTGGTTCAGGCAAATTTCCGCGGGAAATTTAAAGCCCCCTTCAATGAACTCGCAAGAGCAGAGGCTGGAATGACTCCTTCTTTCTACCGCACTCTTTCCCCTCAAAGTAGATCTTGA
- a CDS encoding penicillin-binding protein 1A: MMRLIGYFFGIGTIFFFIIAAAVAWYVSDVTKDLPDFEVLNSYAPPVTTRVHSSTGELMAEYARERRLYLPIQAVPDRVKAAFISAEDKNFYSHGGMDWQGFARAIVTNVENYGKGRRLVGASTITQQVAKNFLLTSDQTIDRKIKEAILSFRIEEAYSKDRILELYLNEIFFGLGSYGIAGAALTYYDKSVNELELHEIAYLAALPKGPSNYHPYRKTEAAIERRNYVIDRMMDNGYVSFEEAKKAKEKKLDVNPRPRGNYLFASEYFSEEVRRRLIGRFGDEALYESGLSVRTTLDPKIQAAARNALQNGLMRFDQQRGYRGAIQQVDVNLDWGEALSKIDRLSDLPSWNLAVVLAASDEDAELGLNPGKNVAGNVKKAREQISISGSTMKWAFTISEDGKRRKVKKVSDILLPGDVVYVQKTENKDGEEYWRLRQLPEIQGGLVAMDPHTGRVLAMVGGFSYAQSEFNRATQAMRQPGSSFKPFVYAAALDNGYTPASVVLDAPIELVSGGKVWRPKNYGGGSAGPSTLRLGIEKSRNLMTVRLANDMGMPLVAEYSERFGLYDELYPVLAASLGSAETTVMRMVSAYSVLANGGKQITPSLIDRIQDRYGRTIFRHEQRVCEACSATAWLSQEEPEITDTREQVLDPMTAYQITSMMEGVVRRGTAAGKIKLNQPTAGKTGTTNDERDAWFVGYTPDLVAGVYIGYDTPRPMGRGSTGGGLAAPVFNEFMKTALKDAHPVEFRIPQGMKFIPINRKTGMEAFEGEQDVILEAFKPGTGPADIFSVIGMEDFATGDEILEVSPQANRAVGSGTGGLY, encoded by the coding sequence ATGATGCGTCTTATCGGCTACTTTTTTGGCATCGGAACAATCTTTTTCTTCATCATTGCAGCTGCCGTTGCCTGGTATGTATCTGATGTAACCAAAGATCTTCCTGATTTCGAAGTTTTGAACTCCTACGCACCTCCTGTGACAACACGGGTTCACTCATCAACAGGTGAGCTGATGGCAGAATATGCCCGTGAACGACGCCTTTACCTGCCCATTCAGGCCGTTCCAGATCGTGTGAAAGCTGCTTTTATTTCCGCAGAAGATAAGAATTTCTACTCTCACGGTGGTATGGATTGGCAAGGTTTTGCGCGTGCTATTGTTACCAATGTTGAAAATTACGGCAAAGGTCGCCGTTTGGTTGGCGCATCGACAATTACGCAACAAGTGGCCAAAAACTTCCTTCTGACTTCTGACCAAACAATTGACCGAAAAATCAAGGAAGCCATTCTCTCATTCCGCATTGAAGAAGCCTATAGTAAAGATCGCATTTTGGAGCTTTACCTCAATGAGATCTTCTTTGGTCTAGGCTCTTACGGCATTGCTGGCGCTGCGCTGACTTACTATGATAAATCGGTCAATGAGTTGGAATTGCACGAAATTGCTTATTTGGCTGCCTTGCCAAAGGGGCCTTCCAATTACCATCCTTATCGTAAAACCGAAGCAGCTATTGAGCGGCGTAATTATGTTATCGATCGGATGATGGACAATGGTTATGTTTCTTTTGAAGAGGCAAAAAAAGCAAAAGAGAAAAAACTGGATGTAAACCCGCGTCCGCGTGGCAATTATCTCTTTGCATCTGAATATTTTTCGGAAGAGGTCCGCCGACGTTTAATTGGTAGGTTTGGTGATGAAGCGCTGTATGAAAGTGGTTTATCCGTTCGCACGACGCTTGATCCCAAAATACAGGCTGCAGCCCGCAATGCGCTTCAAAATGGCCTCATGCGATTTGACCAGCAACGTGGTTATCGCGGTGCTATTCAACAGGTTGATGTTAATCTTGATTGGGGCGAGGCTTTATCGAAGATAGATAGATTGTCTGACTTGCCGAGTTGGAATTTAGCTGTTGTCTTGGCCGCATCGGATGAGGATGCAGAACTGGGCCTTAACCCGGGCAAGAATGTTGCAGGCAATGTGAAAAAAGCGCGCGAGCAAATTTCCATTTCGGGTAGCACGATGAAATGGGCATTTACAATTTCCGAAGATGGAAAACGTCGCAAAGTTAAGAAGGTTAGTGATATTCTTCTTCCTGGAGATGTCGTCTACGTTCAGAAAACAGAAAACAAAGATGGAGAAGAGTATTGGCGTCTTCGCCAGTTGCCGGAAATTCAGGGCGGCCTAGTTGCTATGGATCCTCATACAGGTCGAGTTTTGGCCATGGTTGGTGGTTTCTCCTATGCGCAAAGTGAATTTAACCGCGCCACGCAAGCAATGCGTCAGCCAGGCTCTTCATTTAAGCCTTTTGTATATGCGGCAGCACTAGACAATGGATATACACCGGCCTCTGTGGTTTTAGATGCCCCAATTGAGCTTGTTTCCGGTGGTAAGGTTTGGAGACCTAAGAACTATGGTGGCGGTTCGGCTGGCCCATCAACTTTGCGTCTTGGAATTGAGAAATCCCGTAACCTGATGACGGTACGTCTTGCCAATGACATGGGCATGCCCCTTGTTGCAGAATATTCGGAACGTTTCGGCCTTTATGATGAATTGTACCCTGTTTTGGCGGCTTCTCTTGGTTCGGCTGAAACAACAGTTATGCGCATGGTGTCAGCTTATTCAGTGTTGGCAAATGGTGGTAAGCAGATCACACCATCATTGATTGACCGTATTCAAGATCGCTATGGACGCACAATTTTCCGCCACGAGCAGCGCGTTTGTGAAGCTTGCTCGGCAACGGCATGGCTTTCACAGGAAGAGCCGGAAATCACAGATACGCGTGAACAGGTTCTAGATCCAATGACTGCCTATCAAATTACGTCCATGATGGAAGGCGTTGTCAGACGCGGAACTGCGGCAGGTAAAATCAAGCTTAACCAGCCAACAGCGGGTAAAACCGGAACCACAAATGACGAGCGCGATGCTTGGTTCGTGGGCTATACGCCTGATCTCGTTGCTGGCGTTTACATTGGTTATGATACGCCAAGACCAATGGGGCGCGGGTCAACAGGTGGTGGCTTAGCTGCACCAGTTTTCAATGAGTTTATGAAAACGGCTCTTAAAGATGCGCATCCTGTCGAGTTTCGTATTCCACAGGGGATGAAGTTCATTCCAATTAACCGCAAAACAGGTATGGAGGCATTTGAGGGCGAGCAAGACGTAATCTTGGAAGCATTTAAGCCTGGTACCGGTCCTGCAGATATTTTCTCTGTAATTGGCATGGAAGATTTTGCGACAGGCGATGAAATTTTGGAAGTATCGCCACAAGCTAATAGAGCCGTTGGTTCCGGGACGGGTGGTCTCTACTAG
- the prfB gene encoding peptide chain release factor 2 (programmed frameshift), with the protein MRAEIQALADDIEQTIGLLRRHLDWDQAIKRFGYLNNKAEDPTLWDDPTEAQKLMRERQFLEESINGLNNLESQLSDNVELIEMGEEEGDSDIVTEAEDALRALQADAAKQQLQSLLSGEADANDAYLEVHSGAGGTESQDWANMLLRMYTRWAERSGMKVELMEIHDGEEAGIKSATLHIKGHNAYGWLKTESGVHRLVRISPFDSNARRHTSFSSIWVYPVIDDSINIEIAESDCRIDTYRASGAGGQHINTTDSAVRITHQPTGIVVQCQQERSQHKNKAKAWDMLRARLYENELKKREDAANAEAESKSEIGWGHQIRSYVLQPYQLVKDLRTAYESTSPNDVLDGKLDGFMEATLAHRAFGGNVSVEDID; encoded by the exons ATGCGCGCAGAAATACAAGCACTTGCCGATGACATTGAGCAGACAATCGGGCTGCTAAGGAGGCATCTT GACTGGGATCAAGCCATTAAGAGATTCGGCTATCTAAACAACAAAGCCGAAGATCCAACATTATGGGATGATCCAACTGAAGCGCAAAAACTCATGCGAGAGCGTCAGTTCTTGGAAGAGTCTATCAATGGACTGAATAATCTGGAATCTCAACTTTCTGATAATGTTGAGTTGATAGAGATGGGCGAAGAAGAGGGCGATAGTGATATCGTTACCGAGGCCGAAGATGCTCTTCGCGCATTGCAGGCTGATGCCGCCAAACAACAGCTGCAATCTCTGCTCTCCGGCGAAGCGGATGCAAATGACGCCTATTTGGAAGTTCATTCCGGCGCTGGTGGAACGGAAAGTCAGGACTGGGCAAACATGTTGTTGCGCATGTATACACGTTGGGCCGAGCGCAGCGGCATGAAAGTGGAACTCATGGAGATCCATGATGGTGAAGAGGCGGGTATTAAATCTGCCACATTACACATCAAAGGCCACAATGCGTATGGTTGGTTGAAAACAGAATCAGGTGTGCATCGCCTTGTACGTATTTCACCGTTTGATAGTAATGCGCGTCGGCACACGTCATTTTCCAGTATTTGGGTGTATCCCGTTATTGATGATTCAATCAATATCGAAATCGCAGAGAGTGATTGCCGTATCGATACATATCGCGCATCGGGCGCGGGCGGTCAACACATTAATACGACTGATTCCGCAGTTCGGATTACCCACCAACCCACAGGCATAGTGGTACAGTGTCAGCAAGAGCGTTCACAACATAAAAACAAGGCAAAAGCTTGGGATATGTTGCGAGCTCGGCTTTATGAGAACGAGCTTAAAAAGCGTGAAGATGCTGCAAACGCCGAGGCTGAGTCAAAATCCGAAATTGGTTGGGGGCACCAAATTCGCTCTTATGTTTTGCAGCCATATCAGCTCGTCAAAGATCTTCGAACTGCGTATGAAAGCACGTCTCCAAATGACGTGTTGGATGGAAAGCTTGACGGCTTTATGGAAGCAACACTTGCGCATCGTGCCTTTGGCGGCAATGTCAGTGTCGAAGATATCGATTAA